In a genomic window of Trichoderma atroviride chromosome 4, complete sequence:
- a CDS encoding uncharacterized protein (EggNog:ENOG41), giving the protein MKTVGIIGGSTDLATAEYYKLINAHIRSKLGGFHTGEIIINSMNFERSAHFVTNDLWDEGAEYLHGKALSLERAGADFIICVSNTWHKVSEAFMKDIKIPLYHIVDPTAQSILDQKLQTVALLGTKATMASTYLPNEFLTRFGINVIVPTEEEQKYVDDVIFNELAKSQFTEESRQGYLKIVDSLVSRGAQGVILGCTEIPLLIEQKDRPNIPMFNTLELHARGAAEKALSD; this is encoded by the coding sequence ATGAAGACAGTCGGGATCATTGGCGGCAGCACCGACCTGGCCACGGCCGAATACTACAAGCTGATAAATGCCCACATCCGCTCAAAACTGGGCGGGTTCCACACTGGCGAAATCATTATTAACTCAATGAATTTTGAGCGCAGCGCTCATTTTGTGACCAACGACCTTTGGGATGAGGGAGCAGAGTACTTGCATGGAAAGGCGCTCAGTTTGGAGAGAGCCGGAGCCGATTTCATCATCTGCGTTTCGAATACTTGGCACAAGGTTTCAGAAGCGTTCATGAAGGATATCAAGATCCCCCTCTATCACATTGTCGATCCCACGGCTCAGTCAATCTTGGACCAAAAACTACAAACCGTCGCCTTGCTGGGTACTAAAGCTACGATGGCGTCAACTTACTTGCCCAACGAATTCTTAACCCGCTTTGGAATAAACGTCATTGTGCCcacggaagaagagcagaaataTGTGGACGACGTGATTTTCAACGAACTCGCCAAATCACAATTCACCGAGGAATCTAGACAGGGATACCTCAAAATCGTCGACAGCTTGGTTTCTCGAGGAGCTCAGGGCGTTATTTTGGGCTGCACAGAGATCCCGTTGCTCATTGAACAGAAGGATCGGCCAAATATTCCGATGTTTAATACTTTGGAACTGCACGCTAGAGGTGCTGCAGAGAAAGCATTGTCCgattga
- a CDS encoding uncharacterized protein (EggNog:ENOG41): MNDESALERWKRFTYVDNLPEDIGPFRKLLEEYSNIPPEEVDGLLLRTRERLWEVAMYPCIGRWSFLNLQSVRDPHFYTVVERLRRSADSGAASSYPEALLDIGCCVGQLLRKLVQDGIDPTRLFGTDLHPEFISIGAELFRDEASGLTFAAGDMLNPDDEALGILNGKITLVHAGNFFHLFTWEEQVVIGMRIVRFMHPETVDAIIFGRQIGTHSPRERQGRRKSFLHNEESLQRLWNEVGAKTGTRWRVSMDINEEKMVDIPGFGEEDRYVRFGIYQFPIEKKG, from the exons ATGAACGATGAATCGGCTCTGGAGCGGTGGAAGCGCTTCACCTATGTGGATAATCTCCCAGAAGACATTGGCCCTTTTCGGAAGCTGCTAGAAGAATATAGCAACATACCACCTGAGGAAGTTGACGGCTTACTTCTTAGAACG CGTGAGAGACTCTGGGAAGTGGCCATGTACCCGTGCATTGGCCGATGGAGCTTTCTCAACCTACAAAGTGTACGCGACCCTCATTTCTACACTGTAGTCGAGCGGTTGAGACGCTCGGCTGATTCTGGTGCCGCATCAAGCTACCCAGAGGCGCTCCTTGATATTGGGTGCTGCGTTGGCCAGCTACTGCGAAAGCTGGTGCAAGATGGAATCGACCCGACGCGCCTCTTTGGTACAGACTTGCACCCTGAATTTATTTCCATTGGCGCAGAGCTATTCCGCGATGAAGCCAGCGGGTTGACTTTTGCGGCCGGCGATATGTTGAATCCCGACGATGAGGCTCTCGGCATTTTAAACGGCAAAATCACGCTTGTGCATGCTGGGAATTTCTTCCATTTATTCACGTGGGAAGAGCAAGTTGTCATCGGAATGCGAATAGTGCGCTTCATGCATCCAGAAACCGTTGATGCAATAATCTTCGGCAGACAGATTGGGACCCACAGTCCACGAGAGAggcagggaagaagaaagtcaTTCTTACATAACGAGGAAAGCCTGCAGAGACTGTGGAACGAGGTTGGGGCGAAAACGGGGACTCGTTGGCGCGTGTCGATGGATATTAACGAAGAGAAAATGGTTGACATTCCTGgatttggagaagaggatagATACGTCCGTTTTGGCATATATCAATTTCCaatagagaagaagggctAG
- a CDS encoding uncharacterized protein (EggNog:ENOG41~MEROPS:MER0047718~SECRETED:SignalP(1-21)) — MWFKAELINILFLGLPVAVVSKPEVGGDGYLRSSQSTAPNTTYIPNTYIVELDQASGINAAARFAQKQGGKIKYQVRKEFNSAKYFYGLSLTLADDASHKADLLKVSGVKNVWPVRVVPRPNPFVAAPPAPLSNGTLPHIKGSSDVNRPLKMAGVDKVHSQGIKGKGVKIGIIDTGVDYLHPSLGGGFGPGYKVSFGYDFVGDDYTGYNTPVPDSDPLASCATGGHGTHVAGIIGMTDAANQGFGLVGVAPEASLGMYRVFGCEGDSGDDVIMAAMQQAAEDGVDVISMSLGGLTYWEQASPYVPLAQSIVESGVAIVAALGNDGDLGPYAVSAPGLAPEVLAVGSAESEIYPTIYKAENNLGKALEYISVLPFISDQPITIFEAGSGLDIPITEEQTGGCDPSVWTAAQSAITDGAHTAVLIYNTIYCGLGTYSDQLLALNVTTVIYYTDDPNTPILLDEPGTTDPFNILFLAYDQSQQIVKDIASLGSGKKYTLSFKSSVVQDLPNPAGHTIDYFSSIGPTVEMTVKPQLSSPGGNILSTFPLSAGGYAVLSGTSMATPFTAGVYALIKSQSPKLSIAEITSLMQSTAVPMKAQNLNIISSVTQQGGGLINAYAAVAADSQISPSQLSLLDSPKPAKQSITIKNTSKKAKTYSISHSGASYIRTLTNFTGGTEASFLRFTLGHEAKYATAQFSKSRLSLQPGQSTTVEVQFTAPDEPHPESEPVYSGYVKIATDSSSYVVPYLGVPYTRNDVDYLGHNTTAWVGNDTPFVGSDVTEPGEVNIGNYSILGRDGSVPADLLVPVTGFTVVQPTNLVRLDAVPVNTSFVPTFYGFDPSVKFDVSDVDVPLYEGFLGVPTYGVLSVWGIGDIPPGIDPRTVVAWPNPNVVSGFILEWPLFMYENGTDFNITSGAFRPLLRVLRYGNNGTAPEDYESWLGPITNVYTT, encoded by the exons ATGTGGTTCAAGGCTGAGCTCATTAATATCCTCTTTCTCGGCTTGCCCGTTGCTGTAGTATCGAAGCCGGAAGTTGGCGGAGATGGATATCTAAGATCGAGCCAAAGTACGGCTCCGAACACCACATACATTCCCAACACCTATATCGTGGAGCTTGACCAAGCCTCTGGCATCAATGCCGCGGCTCGATTTGCTCAGAAGCAGGGTGGAAAAATAAAGTATCAAGTCCGCAAAGAGTTCAACAGTGCCAAATATTTCTACGGGCTATCTCTGACCCTAGCGGATGATGCATCTCACAAAGCTGATCTGCTCAAGGTCAGCGGCGTCAAAAATGTCTGGCCGGTTCGAGTTGTGCCGCGGCCAAATCCCTTTGTTGCCGCTCCGCCAGCACCGCTAAGCAATGGCACTCTGCCGCATATCAAGGGCAGTTCGGATGTTAATAGACCACTCAAGATGGCTGGTGTAGATAAAGTACACAGCCAAGGAATCAAAGGCAAAGGTGTAAAGATTGGCATCATTGACACCGGAGTGGATTATCTTCATCCTTCTCTTGGAGGCGGATTTGGGCCTGGGTACAAGGTATCTTTTGGCTACGACTTTGTTGGAGATGATTATACCGGATATAATACGCCAGTTCCAGACAGTGATCCATTGGCTTCATGTGCGACTGGAGGACACGGCACCCATGTAGCGG GTATTATTGGAATGACTGACGCCGCCAACCAAGGATTTGGCCTTGTTGGGGTAGCTCCTGAAGCAAGTCTCGGCATGTACAGGGTGTTTGGATGCGAGGGTGACTCTGGCGACGATGTCATCATGGCAGCTATGCAGCAAGCCGCAGAGGATGGCGTCGATGTCATCTCAATGTCGCTCGGCGGCCTCACATACTGGGAACAGGCATCACCGTATGTTCCACTGGCTCAGAGTATTGTGGAAAGTGGTGTAGCAATtgttgctgctcttggaAACGACGGCGACCTTGGCCCGTACGCAGTATCAGCTCCAGGCTTGGCTCCGGAAGTTTTGGCAGTGGGCTCTGCAGAGAGCGAAATCTATCCAACCATTTACAAGGCAGAAAACAATCTCGGCAAGGCTTTGGAGTACATTTCAGTCTTACCCTTCATCTCTGACCAGCCCATTACCATTTTCGAGGCTGGCAGTGGGCTAGACATACCTATCACGGAGGAGCAGACCGGTGGGTGTGATCCCAGCGTATGGACAGCCGCACAGAGTGCCATTACAGATGGAGCACACACGGCGGTTTTGATCTACAATACGATATACTGTGGGCTTGGGACTTATTCAGATCAGCTGTTGGCACTAAACGTGACAACTGTCATATACTACACCGATGACCCAAACACTCCGATTCTCCTGGACGAGCCGGGGACAACGGATCCATTCAATATTCTCTTCCTTGCATATGACCAATCGCAACAGATTGTCAAGGATATTGCCAGTCTTGGTTCTGGTAAAAAGTACACGCTGAGCTTCAAGTCTTCTGTTGTTCAAGACTTGCCTAATCCAGCTGGCCACACCATTGACTATTTCTCTTCCATCGGTCCGACGGTTGAGATGACAGTAAAGCCCcagctttcttctccaggAGGAAATATTCTCTCAACATTCCCGCTTTCAGCCGGAGGCTATGCCGTGTTGTCAGGTACCTCAATGGCTACGCCCTTTACTGCTGGAGTTTATGCCTTGATCAAGTCTCAATCGCCAAAACTCAGCATCGCGGAGATCACTTCTCTTATGCAGTCAACCGCAGTGCCCATGAAAGCACAAAATCTGAACATTATTTCTTCCGTCACACAGCAAGGAGGTGGATTAATTAATGCGTATGCAGCAGTTGCTGCCGACTCTCAGATATCGCCGTCTCAGCTGAGTTTGCTCGACTCGCCAAAGCCAGCAAAGCAATCCATCACTATCAAAAATACCTCCAAGAAAGCCAAGACCTATTCCATCTCCCATTCGGGTGCTTCATATATCCGCACTTTGACTAATTTCACGGGAGGGACGGAAGCGTCATTCCTGAGATTCACTCTCGGCCACGAGGCGAAATACGCTACCGCTCAATTTTCCAAGTCGAGGCTATCCCTACAGCCTGGTCAGTCAACGACGGTAGAGGTTCAGTTTACGGCTCCCGACGAACCTCACCCAGAGTCAGAGCCTGTTTACTCAGGCTATGTCAAGATTGCTaccgacagcagcagctacgTCGTGCCATATCTTGGTGTGCCGTATACCAGAAATGATGTGGATTACCTTGGGCATAATACGACGGCATGGGTAGGAAACGACACACCATTCGTGGGGTCAGATGTAACAGAGCCGGGTGAAGTCAACATCGGCAATTACAGCATCTTGGGCCGCGATGGCTCAGTACCAGCCGACCTGCTTGTGCCCGTCACTGGCTTTACCGTCGTGCAGCCCACCAACCTGGTTCGCCTGGATGCTGTGCCTGTGAATACCAGTTTTGTGCCGACATTTTACGGCTTTGATCCGTCTGTCAAGTTTGATGTTTCAGATGTAGATGTACCACTATATGAGGGCTTCCTGGGCGTTCCAACGTATGGGGTCTTGTCCGTGTGGGGTATTGGCGACATCCCTCCTGGAATAGACCCCCGGACCGTTGTAGCTTGGCCCAACCCGAACGTTGTAAGTGGCTTCATCTTGGAATGGCCGCTTTTCATGTACGAGAACGGCACGGACTTCAACATCACGTCTGGAGCTTTCCGGCCATTGCTGCGCGTTTTGCGCTATGGAAACAATGGCACGGCCCCTGAAGATTATGAATCGTGGCTGGGTCCCATCACCAACGTATACACGACATAG